In Scleropages formosus chromosome 10, fSclFor1.1, whole genome shotgun sequence, a single genomic region encodes these proteins:
- the galnt17 gene encoding polypeptide N-acetylgalactosaminyltransferase 17, with translation MAFVLRRWRMLLVLNVIVVAGFMTFWAKCNSRAVKAGAQDSSADARRLARYNLSAQGASVSHETLLRRLGSLEDVVYRQLNGLSKSLGLIEGFGGRGQGGLPATLTPEEENDAKYLREKYGYNAYLSDKISLDRSIPDYRPNRCKKVTYSRDLPQISLIFIFVNEALSVILRSVHSAVNHTPAHLLKEIVLVDDNSDDEQLKAPLEEYVNKRYPGLIKIVRNQKREGLIRARIEGWKVASGEVTGFFDAHVEFTPTWAEPVLSRIKENRKRIILPSIDNIKHETLELERYENSGHGYNWELWCMYINPPKQWWDEGDTSAPIRTPAMIGCSFVVNRDYFGELGLLDPGMDVYGGENIELGIRVWLCGGSMEVLPCSRVAHIARMKKPYHSNIAFHARRNALRVAEVWMDNYKSHVYLAWNLPMENHGIDYGDISQRVALRKSLQCKNFEWYLNNVYPEMRRYNNTVYYGEIRNTKVSHLCMDQGVKENHTATLHPCHGWGPQLGRYTMEGQLHLGPLGSTGEDTRCVVDDRLSNLPQMLNCDKVSSVPHKTWNFSQNESIVNRGTGRCLEVIPANINFGHLLVLQPCTGQRWYIKNTMRLP, from the exons ATGGCTTTTGTTCTGAGAAGATGGAGAATGTTACTGGTGCTGAATGTCATTGTGGTGGCGGGGTTTATGACTTTTTGGGCCAAGTGCAACTCGCGCGCCGTCAAGGCAGGCGCTCAGGACTCCTCGGCCGACGCGAGGAGACTCGCGCGCTACAACCTGTCCGCTCAGGGCGCGAGCGTCAGTCACGAGACCCTGCTGAGGAGGCTCGGCTCCCTGGAGGACGTGGTCTACAGGCAGCTCAATG GCTTGTCTAAGTCCCTGGGTCTGATAGAAGGCTTTGGGGGGCGAGGCCAAGGTGGCCTTCCTGCCACCTTGACTCCTGAAGAGGAGAATGATGCCAAATACCTGAGGGAGAAATATGGTTATAATGCCTACCTTAGCGACAAAATCTCCCTGGACAGATCCATCCCAGACTACCGCCCAAACAG GTGCAAGAAGGTAACATACTCTAGAGACCTGCCACAGATCTCTCTCATCTTCATCTTCGTGAACGAGGCCCTCTCTGTGATCCTGCGCTCCGTCCATTCAGCTGTCAACCACACTCCAGCCCACTTGCTGAAGGAGATTGTCCTGGTCGATGATAACAGTGACGATG aacaACTGAAGGCACCCTTGGAAGAGTACGTCAACAAGCGCTACCCTGGTCTGATCAAGATTGTGCGCAACCAGAAGAGAGAGGGGCTTATCCGTGCACGCATCGAGGGCTGGAAGGTGGCTTCTGGGGAGGTGACAGGCTTCTTTGATGCCCATGTGGAATTTACACCAACCTG GGCTGAACCAGTCCTCTCCAGGATCAAGGAGAATCGCAAGAGGATCATCCTGCCCTCTATTGACAACATCAAGCATGAGACGCTGGAGCTTGAGCGATACGAGAACTCTGGGCACGGATACAACTGGGAACTCTGGTGCATGTACATCAACCCCCCCAAGCAGTGGTGGGATGAGGGGGACACCTCTGCTCCCATCAG GACTCCAGCAATGATTGGCTGTTCCTTTGTGGTGAACCGGGATTATTTTGGAGAGCTGGGCTTGCTCGACCCTGGAATGGATGTCTATGGAGGGGAGAACATTGAGCTTGGAATCAGG GTGTGGCTGTGCGGTGGCAGCATGGAGGTCCTGCCCTGCTCCAGGGTGGCGCACATTGCACGGATGAAGAAGCCATATCACAGCAACATCGCCTTCCACGCACGCCGGAATGCACTGCGTGTGGCCGAGGTCTGGATGGACAATTACAAGTCTCATGTCTATCTGGCCTGGAACCTCCCCATGGAA aaccatggAATAGACTATGGTGACATCTCCCAAAGAGTAGCCCTGAGGAAAAGTCTGCAGTGTAAGAACTTTGAGTGGTACCTAAACAACGTCTATCCAGAGATGCGAAGATACAACAACACAGTCTATTACGGGGAA ATCCGTAACACAAAAGTGAGCCACCTGTGTATGGACCAGGGAGTCAAAGAGAACCATACAGCCACTCTGCACCCCTGCCATGGGTGGGGCCCTCAG CTGGGCCGCTACACCATGGAGGGCCAGTTGCACCTGGGCCCACTGGGCAGCACCGGCGAGGACACGCGCTGCGTAGTGGACGACCGCCTCAGCAACCTGCCCCAGATGCTCAACTGCGACAAGGTGTCTAGTGTGCCCCACAAGACCTGGAACTTCTCCCAG AATGAGTCCATTGTCAATAGAGGTACGGGCCGCTGTCTGGAGGTGATCCCAGCCAACATCAATTTTGGTCACCTGCTTGTCCTGCAGCCCTGTACTGGGCAGCGGTGGTACATCAAAAATACCATGAGGCTACCGTGA